One Cololabis saira isolate AMF1-May2022 chromosome 18, fColSai1.1, whole genome shotgun sequence genomic region harbors:
- the LOC133464834 gene encoding uncharacterized protein LOC133464834: MTPRLQLFFTLLLHFEAGISDGIILHHRAGDDVVLPSDVDSSSNQCSNVDWIYYKIQNAEEDIMVQNGNIEKTPGADRMSLSSTCSLIINNITAEDAGIYTSGIRNDFDYSYTSVYLNVLTVSPSPPDVDPRRDGDVTLHCSLVRDRYFGPCEQNSIIWVDETGSVLLGEGDGFVSGGQNNCVSDLMVKHQRGSKRRFTCQVVEGDRVKIDAEYTLDFTDSSLINTRLIIGWEVRGLMVVLVSITMFLIIYMMKVKRNNPKNQTGY, translated from the exons caggaatcagtgatGGAATCATTCTccatcacagagctggagatgacgtCGTTTTACCGTCTGACGTTGATTCTTCATCCAACCAATGTTCTAATGTtgactggatttattacaaGATTCAAAATGCAGAGGAAGACATCATGGTTCAAAATGGAAATATTGAGAAGACACCTGGAGCTGACAGGATGAGTTTGAGCAGTACctgctctctgatcatcaacaacatcactgctgaagatgctggtATTTACACCTCTGGGATTAGAAATGATTTTGATTATTCCTACACATCTGTGTATCTGAATGTtttaacag tctctccatctccaccagatgtggatccaaGAAGGGATGGAGATGTGACATTACACTGTTCTCTGGTGAGAGACCGTTATTTCggtccctgtgagcagaacagcatcatctgggtggatgagacaggaagtgtgctgcttggtgaaggtgatgggtttgtgtctggaggacagaacaactgtgtttctgatctgatggtgaaacatcagagaggctccaagagaagattcacctgccaggttgttgaaggagacagagtgaagatagatgctgaatacacgctggactttacag ATTCCAGTCTGATCAATACCAGATTGATTATTGGATGGGAGGTCAGGGGGCTGATGGTGGTTCTGGTCAGCATCACTATGTTTCTCATCATTTACATGATGAAAGTTAAAAGGAACAATCCCAAAAATCAAACAG GCTACTGA
- the LOC133418543 gene encoding zinc finger protein 239-like isoform X2 — protein sequence MDQNQDQDSSSSRTKAAGLQADRDQNQNQEMDQEMYQNQNQDQDSSSSRTKAAGLQKHKGKERPTGYYPCDQCEKVLTTSSTLKRHKTIHTGEKLYRCDQCGATFYQSSALRIHQRVHTGEKPYRCEQCGAAFTESGNLRSHQRIHTGEKPYKCDQCGAAFTESGTLRSHQRVHTGEKPYKCDQCGAAFTISGALRSHQRVHTGEKPYKCDQCGAAFTQSGALTKHRRVHTGEKPYRCVQCGAAFTESDNLRRHQFLHTGEKPYKCDQCGAAFTQLSTLRSHQRIHTGEKPYKCDQCGAAFTKSGNLRSHQRVHTGEKP from the exons GCAGatcgggatcagaaccagaaccaggagatggaccaggagatgtaccagaaccagaaccaggaccaggactcctCATCCAGCAGGACTAAAgctgctggtctgcag aaacataaaggcAAAGAGAGGCCCACAGGTTACTAcccctgtgatcagtgtgagaaagtcctcaccacttcatcaacCCTGAAGAGACATAAGACGATTCATACTGGAGAGAAGCTGtataggtgtgatcagtgtggggcaacTTTTTATCAATCAAGTGCTTTAAGAATTCACCAACGTGTTcatactggagagaagccgtacaggtgtgagcagtgtggggcagcttttactgaatCGGGTAATTTAagaagtcaccaacgtattcacactggagagaagccgtacaaatgtgatcagtgtggggcagcttttactgaatCGGGTACTTTAAGAagtcaccaacgtgttcacactggagagaagccgtacaaatgtgatcagtgtggggcagcttttaccatatCAGGTGCTTTAAGAagtcaccaacgtgttcacactggagagaagccgtacaaatgtgatcagtgtggggcagcttttactcaatCAGGTGCTTTAACGAAGCACCgacgtgttcacactggagagaagccgtacagatgtgttcagtgtggggcagcttttactgaatCGGATAATTTAAGACGTCACCAATTtcttcacactggagagaagccgtacaaatgtgatcagtgtggggcagcttttactcaatTGAGTACTTTAagaagtcaccaacgtattcacactggagagaagccgtacaaatgtgatcagtgtggggcagcttttactaaATCGGGTAATTTAAGAagtcaccaacgtgttcacactggagagaagccgtag
- the LOC133418543 gene encoding zinc finger protein 665-like isoform X1, giving the protein MDQNQDQDSSSSRTKAAGLQKRKGKERPRGYPCDQCEKVLATSSTLKRHKKSHTGEKPYKCDQCGATFCESSALRSHERIHTGEKPYKCDQCGAAFTESGTLTKHRRIHTGEKPYKCDQCGAAFSRSGTLRIHQRVHTGEKPYKCDQCGVAFTVSGNLKSHQRIHTGEKPYRCDQCGAAFTVSGSLRGHQRIHTGEKPYECDQCGAAFTESSALRSHQRVHTGEKPYKCDQCGATFARSENLRSHQRIHTGEKPYKCDQCGAAFTESGALSSHQRVHTGEKPYKCDQCGAAFTVSGHLRRHQRIHTGEKPYRCDQCGAAFTTLGALTKHRRIHTGEKPYRCDQCGAAFTESCNLRSHQRIHTGEKPYKCDQCGAAFTQSGALRSHQRVHTGEKPYKCDQCGAAFTESGSLRSHQRIHTGEKPYKCDQCGEAYTTLGALTMHQRIHTGEKPYKCDQCGAAFTQSGALRSHQRVHTGEKPYKCDQCGAAFTESGNLRRHQRVHTGEKP; this is encoded by the coding sequence aaaCGTAAAGGCAAAGAGAGGCCCAGGGGTTAcccctgtgatcagtgtgagaaAGTCCTCGCCACTTCATCAACCTTGAAGAGACATAAGAAGagtcacactggagagaagccatacaaatgtgatcagtgtggggcaacTTTTTGTGAATCAAGTGCTTTAAGAAGTCACGAACGTATTCATACTGGAGAGAAGccatacaaatgtgatcagtgtggggcagcttttactgaatCTGGTACCCTAACGAAACAcagacgtattcacactggagagaagccgtacaaatgtgatcagtgtggagcagcttttagtAGATCGGGTACTTTAAGAattcaccaacgtgttcacactggagagaagccgtacaaatgtgatcagtgtggggtgGCTTTTACTGTATCGGGTAATTTAAaaagtcaccaacgtattcacactggagagaagccgtacagatgtgatcagtgtggggcagcttttactgtaTCGGGTAGTTTAAGaggtcaccaacgtattcacactggagagaagccgtacgaatgtgatcagtgtggggcagcttttacggAATCGAGTGCTTTAAGAagtcaccaacgtgttcacactggagagaagccgtacaaatgtgatcagtgtggggcaacTTTTGCCAGATCAGAGAATTTAagaagtcaccaacgtattcacactggagagaagccgtacaaatgtgatcagtgtggggcagcttttacggAATCGGGTGCTTTAAGTagtcaccaacgtgttcacactggagagaagccgtacaaatgtgatcagtgtggggcagcttttactgtaTCGGGTCATTTAAGAAGGCACCAACGTATTCATACTGgtgagaagccgtacagatgtgatcagtgtggggcagcttttaccacattaGGTGCTTTAACGAAACAcagacgtattcacactggagagaagccgtacagatgtgatcagtgtggggcagcttttactgaatcgtgtaatttaagaagtcaccaacgtattcacactggagagaagccgtacaaatgtgatcagtgtggggcagcttttactcaatCTGGTGCTTTAAGAagtcaccaacgtgttcacactggagagaagccgtacaaatgtgatcagtgtggggcggcTTTTACTGAATCGGGTTCTTTAagaagtcaccaacgtattcacactggagagaagccgtacaaatgtgatcagtgtggggaagCTTATACCACATTAGGTGCTTTAACTAtgcaccaacgtattcacactggagagaagccgtacaaatgtgatcagtgtggggcagcttttactcaatCAGGTGCTTTAAGAagtcaccaacgtgttcacactggagagaagccgtacaaatgtgatcaatGTGGGGCGGCTTTTACTGAATCGGGTAATTTAAGAcgtcaccaacgtgttcacactggagagaagccgtag